The following is a genomic window from Sphingomonas sinipercae.
CCCCGACGCAGCGGCTGGTCCGGCGGCTCGGCGAAGAGCATCCGGACATTCCGGTCATCGGCTTTCCCAAGGGCGCCGGCGGCAAGCTTGCGGCCTACGCCCGCGAAACCGGGGTCGCCGCCGTCGGCATCGACGAGACGGTCGACCCGGCCTGGGCCGACCGCGAACTGCCGGCGTCGCTGCCGGTCCAGGGCAATCTCGACCCCCTGGCGCTGATCGCCGGCGGTGCGACCCTGGAAGCAGCGGTGCGCAGGATCATTGACGCCTTCGCCGGACGGCCGCACATCTTCAACCTGGGCCACGGGATCCTGCAGGACACGCCGATCGCGCATGTCGAGCAGCTGGCGGCGCTGGTGAAGGGGCGGCGATGAACGAACTGACCGGTTTCCTGGGCGTGGCCTACCCGTGGGTGAAGGCCGCGCACGTCACGTTCGTCATTTACTGGATGGCGGGCTTGCTGCTGCTGCCGCGCTTCTACGTCTACCATCACGAAACGCCGGCCGGCTCCGCCGAAGACCGCGCGTGGATCGAACGCGAACGCCGGGTCCGCGCGATCATCCTCAACCCGGCGATGATCGTCGTCTGGGTGCTTGGCCTGCTGCTGGCTTTCCACGTCGCCGCGTTCAGCCAGGCCTGGTTCCACGCCAAGCTGGCGTTGGTCGTCGGGCTTTCGGGCTACCAGGGCTGGCTCGGCTATTACGGCAAGCGGCTGGCGCAGGGGAAACGCCCGGTCGACCAAAAGACCCTTCGCATCATGAACGAAATCCCCGGCATTGCCGCCGCGATTATCGTAGTCCTGGTCATCGTCCGGCCCTTCTAGCGCCGCTCTCCGCCGTTGACTCGGCAACGGGGGCTGCCTAACTCGCCCTTACCGCTGCACGGCCAGTGCCTTTCTGCCGCCGCGGCCGATCACCTTTCGCCGCGGCGTCCTGCCGCGCTTGCTTTCCGAATGAAGCCCAAATCCCGCCCGAAGAGCGAATCCCAATGCATCTTAAAGACCTTAAACTGAAATCGCCGGCCGAGCTGGTCACCATGGCCGAAGAGCTCGGCATCGAAGGCGCATCGACCATGCGCAAGCAGGACATCATGTTCTCGATCCTGAAGGTCGAGGCGGAAGATGGCGCGCAGATCAACGGCAACGGCACGATCGAAGTCCTCAACGACGGCTTCGGCTTCCTTCGCTCGCCCGAGGCGAACTACCTCGCCGGGCCCGACGACATTTACGTCGCGCCCTCGGTCGTCCGCCGCTTTGGCCTGCGCACCGGCGATACGGTCGAAGGCGAAATCCGCGCGCCCAAGGACGGGGAGCGCTATTTCGCGCTGACCCGGGTCACGACCATCAATTTCGACGATCCGGAGCAGGTCCGGCATCGCGTCAACTTCGACAATTTGACGCCGCTTTATCCGGACCAGAAGCTCAAGCTCGACACGCTCGATCCGACGATCAAGGACAAGTCGGCGCGGGTGATCGACATCGTCGCTCCGCTCGGCAAGGGCCAGCGCGCGCTGATCGTCGCGCCGCCGCGCACCGGCAAGACCGTCCTGCTGCAGAACATCGCGCGCGCGATCACCGACAATAATCCGGAAGTTTTCCTGATCGTTCTGCTGATCGACGAGCGGCCCGAGGAAGTCACCGACATGCAGCGCTCGGTCCACGGCGAGGTCGTCAGCTCGACCTTCGACGAGCCGGCCCAGCGCCACGTCCAGGTCGCGGAAATGGTGATCGAAAAGGCCAAGCGCCTGGTCGAGCACAAGAAGGATGTCGTTATCCTGCTCGACTCCATCACCCGCCTCGGCCGCGCCTACAACACGGTCGTGCCAAGCTCCGGCAAGGTGCTGACTGGCGGTGTCGATGCCAACGCGCTCCAGCGCCCGAAGCGCTTCTTCGGCGCCGCCCGCAACATCGAGGAAGGCGGTTCGCTGTCGATCATCGCCACCGCGCTGATCGATACCGGCTCCAAGATGGACGAGGTCATCTTCGAAGAGTTCAAGGGCACCGGTAACAGCGAAATCGTGCTCGATCGCAAGGTCTCCGACAAGCGCATCTTCCCGTCGCTCGACGTCGGCAAGTCCGGCACCCGCAAGGAAGAATTGCTGGTCGACCAGGGCACGCTGACCAAGATGTGGGTGCTGCGCCGAATCCTGATGCAGATGGGCACCGTCGACGCGATGCAGTTCCTGCTCGACAAGATGAAGGACGCCAAGTCCAACGAGGACTTCTTCGCCTCGATGAACCAGTAGCGGCGGTGCGCCGTTAAGCGCCCATGATCTCCGGGCTCAGCTTTTCCAGCGTCTTCACCGCCGGCGGGATGGTCAAGCTTGGCCAGATCGTCGTCGGCGACCTGACGATGGCCGGCGACAATGTCGTCATCATGGGATCGCTCGCCTCCGGCCTTCCGGAAAAGGATCGCCGCCGGGTGCTGATGCTTGGCGTTGGCATGGCGCTGGCCTTCCTGATCACCTTCGCCGTGATGGCGACGCAGCTGCTCAAGATTACCGGCCTGGTGTTCGCCGGCGGCCTGCTTTTGCTGTGGGTCGCCTACAATCTGTTCAAGGAACTTCACCCCACGCAGGCGGTCGTTTGCGACGATCCCGACACCGAAGCGGTCGAAGGCCCGCCGCGCACCAAGACCTTCCTCCAGGCGGCGGTGCAGATCGCCATTGCCGACCTCAGCATGAGCCTCGACAACGTCCTGCTCGTCGCGTCCATCGCCCGCGAGAATCCGGCGCTGCTGATCATCGGCCTGACCTTCTCGGTGCTGTTCATGGGCTTTGCCGCCAATTACGTCGCCCGGCTGATCCAGCGCTATCACTGGATCAATTACATCGGCCTGGTCGTCATCCTCTACGTCGCTGCGACGATGATTTACGAAGGCTGGGTCGGCGGAGAGCATG
Proteins encoded in this region:
- the rho gene encoding transcription termination factor Rho; translation: MHLKDLKLKSPAELVTMAEELGIEGASTMRKQDIMFSILKVEAEDGAQINGNGTIEVLNDGFGFLRSPEANYLAGPDDIYVAPSVVRRFGLRTGDTVEGEIRAPKDGERYFALTRVTTINFDDPEQVRHRVNFDNLTPLYPDQKLKLDTLDPTIKDKSARVIDIVAPLGKGQRALIVAPPRTGKTVLLQNIARAITDNNPEVFLIVLLIDERPEEVTDMQRSVHGEVVSSTFDEPAQRHVQVAEMVIEKAKRLVEHKKDVVILLDSITRLGRAYNTVVPSSGKVLTGGVDANALQRPKRFFGAARNIEEGGSLSIIATALIDTGSKMDEVIFEEFKGTGNSEIVLDRKVSDKRIFPSLDVGKSGTRKEELLVDQGTLTKMWVLRRILMQMGTVDAMQFLLDKMKDAKSNEDFFASMNQ
- a CDS encoding CopD family protein, with amino-acid sequence MNELTGFLGVAYPWVKAAHVTFVIYWMAGLLLLPRFYVYHHETPAGSAEDRAWIERERRVRAIILNPAMIVVWVLGLLLAFHVAAFSQAWFHAKLALVVGLSGYQGWLGYYGKRLAQGKRPVDQKTLRIMNEIPGIAAAIIVVLVIVRPF
- a CDS encoding YjbE family putative metal transport protein (Members of this highly hydrophobic protein family,regularly are found preceded by the yybP-ykoY manganese riboswitch (see RF00080). A metal cation transport function is proposed.); translation: MISGLSFSSVFTAGGMVKLGQIVVGDLTMAGDNVVIMGSLASGLPEKDRRRVLMLGVGMALAFLITFAVMATQLLKITGLVFAGGLLLLWVAYNLFKELHPTQAVVCDDPDTEAVEGPPRTKTFLQAAVQIAIADLSMSLDNVLLVASIARENPALLIIGLTFSVLFMGFAANYVARLIQRYHWINYIGLVVILYVAATMIYEGWVGGEHVLGLRQVVGVG